The following proteins come from a genomic window of Pseudomonas marvdashtae:
- a CDS encoding Re/Si-specific NAD(P)(+) transhydrogenase subunit alpha: protein MHIGVPLETQTGETRVAATPETIKKLVGQGHKVTVQSGAGIKASVIDSAYEAAGATIGSAGDAFGAELILKVVAPSDSELTLIKSGTVLVGMLNPFNNETIAMLAERGITAFALEAAPRTSRAQSLDVLSSQANIAGYKAVLLAAHHYPRFMPMLMTAAGTVKAARVLILGAGVAGLQAIATAKRLGAVIEASDVRPAVKEQIESLGAKFVDVPYETDEERECAVGVGGYARPMPASWMQRQAQAVHERAKQADIVITTALIPGRKAPTLLSAETVAQMKPGSVVIDLAAAQGGNCPLTVADQVVIENGVTICGPTNLAGEVAADASALYARNLLDFLKLVFTKEGQFDVNLEDDIVAACLMCRDGQVIRKNA, encoded by the coding sequence GTGCACATTGGTGTTCCCCTCGAAACCCAAACGGGTGAAACACGGGTTGCTGCTACCCCGGAAACCATCAAGAAGCTGGTCGGCCAAGGCCATAAAGTCACTGTTCAAAGCGGCGCCGGCATCAAGGCCAGCGTTATCGACAGTGCCTATGAGGCAGCGGGCGCAACCATTGGCAGCGCCGGTGATGCGTTTGGCGCTGAGCTGATTCTCAAAGTGGTTGCCCCTAGCGACAGCGAACTGACGCTGATCAAGAGCGGCACCGTTCTGGTGGGCATGCTCAATCCATTCAACAACGAAACCATTGCCATGCTGGCCGAACGCGGCATTACCGCTTTTGCCCTTGAGGCCGCGCCACGGACTTCTCGAGCCCAAAGCCTGGACGTGCTGTCCTCTCAAGCGAACATTGCCGGTTACAAAGCCGTGCTGCTGGCCGCTCACCACTATCCGCGCTTCATGCCGATGCTGATGACCGCCGCTGGTACCGTGAAAGCGGCGCGCGTGCTAATTCTCGGCGCGGGTGTGGCAGGTCTGCAGGCGATTGCCACGGCCAAGCGCCTGGGCGCTGTGATCGAGGCTTCGGATGTGCGGCCGGCGGTCAAGGAACAAATCGAATCCCTCGGCGCCAAGTTCGTCGACGTGCCTTACGAGACCGACGAAGAGCGTGAATGCGCAGTCGGTGTCGGCGGTTACGCCCGACCCATGCCTGCCAGCTGGATGCAGCGCCAGGCCCAGGCTGTGCACGAGCGCGCCAAACAGGCCGATATCGTCATCACCACCGCGCTGATTCCGGGCCGCAAGGCACCGACGTTGCTGAGCGCCGAAACCGTCGCGCAGATGAAGCCCGGCTCGGTGGTCATCGACCTCGCGGCAGCCCAGGGCGGTAACTGCCCGTTGACCGTGGCCGATCAGGTCGTGATCGAGAATGGCGTGACCATCTGCGGTCCGACCAACCTGGCCGGTGAAGTCGCGGCCGATGCTTCGGCGTTGTACGCCCGTAACCTGCTGGACTTCCTGAAGCTGGTCTTCACCAAGGAAGGTCAGTTCGACGTGAACCTGGAAGACGACATCGTCGCCGCGTGCCTGATGTGCCGCGACGGCCAAGTCATCCGCAAAAACGCCTAA
- a CDS encoding NAD(P) transhydrogenase subunit alpha codes for MEELISPGIYNLIIFVLAIYVGYHVVWNVTPALHTPLMAVTNAISAIVIVGAMLAAALTVTPLGKTMGTLAVALAAVNVFGGFLVTRRMLEMFKKKAPKAVKEEAPK; via the coding sequence ATGGAAGAGCTTATCTCCCCCGGTATCTACAACCTGATCATCTTCGTGCTGGCGATCTACGTCGGTTACCACGTGGTCTGGAACGTTACACCTGCTTTGCACACGCCGTTGATGGCGGTGACCAACGCCATTTCGGCGATCGTGATCGTCGGCGCCATGCTCGCCGCCGCGCTGACCGTAACACCTCTGGGCAAGACCATGGGCACCCTCGCCGTGGCCCTGGCCGCGGTGAACGTGTTCGGTGGCTTCCTGGTGACGCGCCGCATGCTTGAGATGTTCAAGAAAAAAGCCCCGAAAGCCGTAAAAGAAGAGGCGCCCAAGTAA
- a CDS encoding NAD(P)(+) transhydrogenase (Re/Si-specific) subunit beta, with product MSMNLVTTLYLIASICFIQALKGLSHPTTSRRGNLFGMLGMALAVLTTVGLIYKLGAELATAGIGYVIVGLLVGGTAGSIMAKRVEMTKMPELVAFMHSMIGLAAVFIAIAAVVEPQSLGIVKQLGDSIPAGNRLELFLGAAIGAITFSGSVIAFGKLSGKYKFRLFQGAPVQFGGQHKLNLILGLATLGLGLTFMFTGNLGAFALMLALAFVLGVLIIIPIGGADMPVVVSMLNSYSGWAAAGIGFSLNNSMLIIAGSLVGSSGAILSYIMCKAMNRSFFNVLLGGFGNTADAAGPAGSKEARPVKSGSADDATFLLTNADTVIIVPGYGLAVARAQHALKELTEKLTHRGVTVKYAIHPVAGRMPGHMNVLLAEAEVPYDQVFEMEDINSEFGQADVVLVLGANDVVNPAAKNDPKSPIAGMPILEAFKAKTIIVNKRSMASGYAGLDNELFYLDKTMMVFGDAKKVIEDMVKAVE from the coding sequence ATGAGCATGAACCTGGTAACGACGCTCTACCTGATCGCGTCCATCTGCTTCATCCAGGCCCTTAAAGGCCTGTCTCACCCCACCACCTCGCGCCGTGGCAACCTGTTCGGCATGCTCGGCATGGCGTTGGCGGTGCTCACCACCGTGGGGCTCATCTATAAGCTCGGTGCCGAGCTAGCGACCGCCGGCATCGGCTATGTCATCGTCGGCCTGCTGGTTGGCGGTACTGCTGGCTCGATCATGGCCAAGCGCGTCGAGATGACCAAGATGCCGGAGCTGGTGGCGTTCATGCACAGCATGATCGGCCTGGCGGCAGTGTTCATTGCCATCGCGGCGGTCGTCGAGCCGCAGTCCCTGGGCATCGTCAAGCAACTGGGCGATTCGATTCCGGCCGGTAACCGCCTGGAGCTGTTCCTCGGCGCTGCCATCGGTGCAATCACCTTCTCCGGTTCGGTGATCGCGTTCGGCAAGCTCTCGGGCAAGTACAAGTTCCGCCTGTTCCAAGGCGCACCGGTACAGTTCGGCGGCCAGCACAAGCTCAACCTGATCCTGGGCCTGGCAACGCTGGGCCTGGGCCTGACCTTCATGTTCACCGGCAACCTCGGCGCGTTCGCCTTGATGCTGGCCCTGGCCTTTGTCCTGGGTGTGCTGATCATCATCCCGATCGGCGGCGCGGACATGCCGGTGGTGGTCTCGATGCTCAACAGCTACTCCGGCTGGGCCGCGGCGGGTATCGGCTTCTCGCTGAACAACTCGATGCTGATCATCGCCGGTTCGTTGGTGGGTTCGAGCGGCGCGATCCTGTCGTACATCATGTGCAAGGCGATGAACCGTTCGTTCTTCAACGTATTGCTCGGCGGTTTCGGCAACACCGCAGATGCGGCTGGCCCAGCAGGCTCGAAAGAAGCCCGTCCGGTGAAATCCGGCTCGGCTGACGACGCCACCTTCCTACTGACCAACGCCGACACGGTGATCATCGTTCCGGGCTATGGCTTGGCGGTAGCGCGGGCGCAACATGCGCTGAAAGAGCTGACCGAGAAGCTGACCCATCGCGGCGTGACCGTCAAATACGCGATTCACCCGGTGGCCGGTCGTATGCCCGGGCATATGAATGTCCTGCTGGCCGAGGCCGAGGTGCCTTACGACCAGGTGTTCGAGATGGAGGACATCAACTCCGAGTTCGGCCAAGCCGATGTGGTGTTGGTGCTGGGCGCTAACGACGTGGTCAACCCGGCGGCGAAGAACGATCCGAAGTCGCCGATTGCCGGCATGCCGATCCTCGAAGCCTTCAAGGCCAAGACCATCATCGTCAACAAGCGCTCGATGGCCAGCGGCTATGCCGGCCTGGACAACGAGCTGTTCTATCTGGACAAGACCATGATGGTGTTCGGTGACGCCAAGAAGGTGATCGAAGACATGGTCAAAGCGGTGGAATAA
- a CDS encoding acetyl-CoA hydrolase/transferase family protein → MYRDRIRLPSLLNKVMSAAEAALLIEDGMTVGMSGFTRAGEAKAVPHALAERAKVTPLKISLMTGASLGNDLDKELTEAGVLARRMPFQVDSTLRKAINAGEVMFIDQHLSETVEQLRNGQLKLPDIAVIEAVAITEQGHIVPTTSVGNSASFAIFARQVIIEINLAHNPNLEGLHDIYIPTYRPTRTPIPLVKVDDRIGSTAIPIPPEKIAAIVITNQGDSPSTVAPPDSDTQAIADHLIDFFKQEVSAGRMTNKLGPLQAGIGNIANAVMCGLIDSPFEDLTMYSEVLQDSTFDLIDAGKLSFASGSSITLSGRRNADVFGNLERYKDKLVLRPQEISNHPEVVRRLGIIGINTALEFDLYGNVNSTHVCGTRMMNGIGGSGDFARNAHLAIFVTKSIAKGGSISSVVPMVSHVDHTEHDVDILVTEIGLADLRGLAPRERARVIIDNCVHPSYRQALNDYFDAACALGGHTPHILRDALSWHLNLEETGRMLAV, encoded by the coding sequence ATGTACCGTGATCGCATCCGCCTGCCTTCGTTGTTGAATAAAGTGATGAGCGCTGCCGAAGCCGCCTTGTTGATCGAGGACGGCATGACCGTCGGCATGAGTGGCTTTACCCGCGCCGGAGAAGCCAAAGCAGTGCCCCACGCCCTGGCTGAGCGTGCCAAGGTCACCCCGCTTAAAATCAGCTTGATGACCGGTGCGAGCCTGGGCAACGACCTCGACAAGGAGCTCACCGAAGCCGGTGTGCTGGCGCGACGCATGCCGTTCCAGGTCGACAGCACGTTACGTAAGGCAATCAACGCAGGCGAGGTGATGTTCATCGACCAGCATCTCTCGGAAACCGTCGAGCAACTGCGCAACGGCCAGCTCAAACTGCCCGATATTGCCGTGATCGAAGCAGTGGCCATCACCGAGCAGGGGCATATCGTACCGACCACGTCGGTGGGTAACTCAGCCAGCTTCGCCATCTTCGCCCGGCAAGTGATCATCGAGATCAACCTGGCGCACAATCCGAATCTTGAGGGATTGCACGACATTTATATCCCGACCTATCGCCCCACTCGCACGCCGATCCCCTTGGTGAAGGTCGACGACCGTATTGGCAGCACCGCGATCCCGATCCCGCCGGAAAAGATTGCCGCCATAGTCATAACCAACCAAGGGGACTCGCCTTCTACCGTCGCCCCGCCAGACAGCGACACCCAGGCCATCGCCGATCACCTGATCGACTTCTTCAAACAGGAGGTTTCGGCCGGGCGCATGACCAACAAGCTCGGGCCGCTGCAGGCCGGGATTGGCAACATCGCCAACGCCGTAATGTGCGGCCTGATCGATTCGCCGTTCGAGGACTTGACCATGTATTCCGAAGTTTTGCAGGACTCGACGTTTGACTTGATTGACGCCGGCAAGCTGAGTTTCGCCTCCGGCAGCTCGATCACGCTGTCGGGTCGACGCAATGCCGACGTGTTCGGAAACCTGGAAAGGTATAAGGACAAACTGGTCCTGCGTCCGCAGGAAATCTCCAACCATCCCGAGGTTGTGCGCCGCCTGGGCATCATTGGTATCAACACCGCGCTGGAATTCGACCTATACGGCAATGTGAACTCAACCCATGTATGCGGTACGCGGATGATGAACGGCATCGGCGGCTCGGGGGACTTCGCTCGCAATGCTCACCTGGCGATTTTCGTCACCAAGTCGATCGCCAAGGGCGGTTCCATTTCCAGTGTCGTGCCGATGGTCAGCCATGTGGACCATACCGAACACGACGTCGACATCCTGGTGACCGAGATCGGCCTGGCCGACCTGCGGGGCCTGGCGCCACGGGAGCGGGCACGCGTGATCATCGACAATTGCGTGCACCCTTCCTACCGCCAGGCCTTGAACGACTATTTCGACGCCGCGTGCGCATTGGGTGGGCATACGCCGCATATCCTGCGCGATGCACTGAGTTGGCACCTGAACCTCGAAGAAACTGGGCGCATGTTGGCGGTCTGA
- a CDS encoding DUF1127 domain-containing protein: MERTLSSELFFEDKAEKNQASLPLRVIANLMLWQRRIASRHQLARLDSRLLADAGISEAQRYEELSKPFWR, from the coding sequence ATGGAACGTACACTCAGTTCCGAGCTGTTTTTCGAAGACAAAGCTGAAAAAAACCAGGCTTCCCTGCCTCTTCGCGTTATCGCCAACCTGATGTTGTGGCAGCGCCGCATTGCCAGCCGCCATCAACTGGCTCGTCTGGATTCGCGCCTGCTGGCTGACGCCGGTATCAGCGAAGCCCAACGTTACGAAGAGCTGAGCAAGCCGTTCTGGCGCTAA
- a CDS encoding DUF2388 domain-containing protein yields the protein MIRLRLLSAVALLAVAAHSNASSFIVTTDSIVGALKATSDVTSDATSSLRDNKIVQAARDDAASFVASEGAIRGVKLESALDYIRQQAPQINATDAQLAQAILAI from the coding sequence ATGATCCGTCTTCGCCTGCTCAGCGCCGTTGCCCTGCTGGCCGTGGCCGCCCACTCCAACGCCAGCAGCTTCATCGTTACCACAGACTCCATCGTCGGCGCGCTCAAGGCCACATCCGACGTCACCTCCGATGCAACCTCATCACTGCGGGACAACAAGATCGTCCAGGCCGCCCGAGATGACGCCGCCAGCTTCGTGGCCAGCGAAGGCGCCATCCGTGGTGTGAAGCTGGAAAGTGCGCTGGACTATATTCGCCAGCAGGCACCCCAGATCAATGCCACCGACGCCCAACTGGCCCAGGCCATTCTGGCGATCTGA
- a CDS encoding DUF2388 domain-containing protein, producing MRFYPNPFIASCLVVFCWSVPAHAFDVTTQQVVASGYATSLVTSAPFDNKLIVAARDDAAVFIASDGQLRGARLESALDYMRRTQPKLHASDLELAEAILVQ from the coding sequence ATGCGTTTTTATCCAAATCCGTTTATCGCGTCTTGCCTAGTTGTTTTTTGCTGGTCTGTTCCGGCCCACGCCTTCGATGTGACCACCCAGCAAGTGGTGGCTAGCGGCTACGCCACATCCTTGGTGACCTCTGCGCCCTTCGACAATAAACTTATCGTCGCCGCCCGTGATGACGCTGCGGTATTCATTGCCAGCGACGGACAGCTGAGAGGTGCACGGTTGGAATCGGCCCTGGACTACATGCGCCGGACCCAGCCAAAACTTCACGCCAGCGACCTTGAACTGGCAGAGGCAATTCTCGTCCAATAG
- a CDS encoding DUF2388 domain-containing protein, with product MRSPLIAAALGLLVLADVAQAHTLVATSNIIVRASQRTIDFTSDTTTSIRDSKIVREAHDDAASFVASNGEIRGAHLEAAFDTLRTRVPEARDASDQVLAEAILAL from the coding sequence ATGCGTAGCCCGCTGATTGCTGCCGCCCTAGGCCTGCTGGTGTTGGCCGATGTGGCCCAGGCACATACCCTGGTAGCCACCAGTAACATCATCGTTCGCGCTTCACAGCGCACGATCGATTTCACCTCCGACACCACCACATCCATCCGCGATTCGAAGATCGTTCGCGAAGCCCACGACGACGCGGCCAGCTTCGTCGCCAGCAATGGCGAAATTCGTGGCGCTCATCTCGAGGCCGCCTTCGATACCTTGCGTACACGCGTGCCGGAAGCGCGCGACGCCAGTGACCAGGTTCTCGCCGAAGCCATCCTCGCATTGTGA
- a CDS encoding DUF7844 domain-containing protein, with amino-acid sequence MRRLAAWLTAGVVLLIGSTAQAGLQLHLNADGLTPAQQQASQALLNEAMQALPPRFIERLDRRIDVGWTDQMPANAYGQASLVSQLDLNRNLLDSLTDGSAATQKTQRPHGTVRREMLATVLHELTHIYDRSRLWPDAERALIQRCTRRNSSAGLIGLPDECRGQNDRRFTLSDDPRLLDLAGWPQYVGRRGEREQHNRQVVRSPDLYETSSPKEFVAVNMEYFLLDSSYACRRPALYRYYQEHFGWAPAAKDTCAKSFAFLNAGNDFAKTPLGKVDPERVYAIDYLLAEANQNWVSRWGHSMLRLVICAPDRPRGPDCRLDLDQHLVLSYRAFVGDVQLSSWDGLVGKYPSRLFVLPLAQVIDEYTKTELRSLASVPLNLSRTEIEETVEHAAEMHWSYDGSYYFLSNNCAVESLKLLRSGTNNEQLKGLDSIMPNGLLEVLKGRGLADTSVLDDPKEALRLGYRFDSFRERYQAMFDVLKKHLPVKQQTVEDWLALDAAERRVWFEQADLRTSAALLLLEQASYRRQLLLAQDEVKQRYLGARELQNGGMERANATLQQILANSGFLSRPAELLGTSGYGLPQPSEWQRLESESSLRQKQLQTLTGDLDKEVRALLEPSRAAEIAASEANVKAIGEHLRKLHKAGGGLELP; translated from the coding sequence GTGAGGCGGCTCGCCGCCTGGCTGACGGCCGGGGTCGTGCTGCTTATCGGCAGCACCGCCCAGGCCGGCCTGCAGCTACACCTTAATGCCGACGGCTTGACGCCGGCACAGCAGCAGGCCAGCCAGGCACTGCTCAATGAAGCCATGCAGGCATTGCCGCCACGCTTCATCGAGCGACTGGACCGCCGCATTGATGTTGGCTGGACCGACCAAATGCCCGCCAACGCCTACGGCCAGGCCTCGCTGGTGTCACAGCTGGACCTGAACCGAAACCTGCTGGATAGCCTCACCGACGGCAGCGCCGCCACACAGAAGACCCAGCGCCCCCACGGCACGGTACGGCGGGAAATGCTCGCCACGGTCCTCCACGAACTGACTCACATTTATGACCGCTCGCGTCTATGGCCGGATGCCGAGCGTGCGCTGATCCAGCGTTGCACTCGACGCAACAGCAGCGCCGGGTTGATTGGCCTGCCCGATGAATGCCGAGGCCAGAACGATCGCCGCTTTACACTGAGCGACGATCCTCGCTTGCTCGACCTGGCGGGCTGGCCGCAATACGTCGGCCGTCGCGGTGAACGGGAGCAGCACAATCGTCAAGTCGTCCGCAGCCCGGACCTTTACGAGACCAGCAGCCCCAAGGAGTTCGTCGCGGTCAACATGGAGTACTTTCTCCTGGACTCCAGCTATGCCTGCCGACGTCCCGCGCTGTATCGCTATTATCAGGAACACTTTGGTTGGGCCCCCGCCGCCAAGGACACCTGTGCAAAATCGTTCGCCTTCCTCAACGCCGGTAACGACTTCGCCAAGACGCCACTGGGCAAGGTCGATCCGGAACGGGTCTATGCCATTGACTACCTGTTGGCCGAAGCCAACCAGAACTGGGTCAGCCGCTGGGGCCACAGCATGCTCCGCCTGGTGATTTGCGCACCGGACCGGCCGCGTGGCCCGGACTGCCGCCTGGACCTGGACCAACACCTGGTGCTGTCATACCGCGCCTTTGTGGGCGACGTGCAGTTGTCGAGTTGGGACGGGCTGGTGGGCAAATACCCGTCGCGCCTGTTCGTGCTACCGCTCGCCCAAGTGATCGATGAATACACCAAGACCGAATTGCGCAGCCTGGCGTCTGTACCACTGAACCTGTCGCGCACTGAGATAGAGGAAACGGTCGAACACGCCGCCGAAATGCACTGGAGCTACGACGGCAGCTATTACTTCCTGTCCAATAACTGCGCCGTGGAAAGCTTGAAGCTACTGCGCAGCGGCACCAACAACGAACAGCTCAAGGGCCTGGACAGCATCATGCCCAACGGCCTGCTGGAAGTGCTAAAGGGCCGGGGCCTGGCGGATACCAGCGTGTTGGATGATCCCAAGGAAGCCTTGCGCCTGGGCTACCGCTTCGACTCATTCCGTGAGCGGTACCAGGCGATGTTCGATGTGCTGAAGAAGCATCTGCCCGTCAAGCAACAAACGGTGGAGGACTGGCTGGCCTTGGATGCCGCCGAACGCCGCGTCTGGTTCGAACAGGCCGACCTACGCACCAGCGCAGCATTGTTGCTGCTGGAACAGGCCAGCTATCGTCGACAATTGTTGTTGGCGCAGGATGAAGTCAAACAACGTTACCTCGGAGCCCGTGAGTTGCAGAACGGCGGCATGGAACGGGCTAACGCGACGTTGCAACAGATTCTAGCCAACAGCGGCTTCCTGAGCCGTCCGGCTGAACTGCTAGGTACCAGCGGCTACGGATTACCGCAACCCAGCGAGTGGCAGCGCCTGGAATCAGAAAGCAGCTTGCGTCAGAAACAGCTGCAAACACTGACCGGTGATCTGGACAAGGAAGTCCGGGCGCTCCTGGAACCGAGCCGCGCCGCTGAAATTGCTGCAAGCGAGGCCAATGTAAAAGCGATCGGCGAGCATTTGCGCAAGCTGCACAAGGCCGGAGGCGGATTGGAGCTACCCTGA
- the trpA gene encoding tryptophan synthase subunit alpha: protein MSRLQTRFAELKEQNRAALVTFVTGGDPDYDTSLAILKGLPAAGADVIELGMPFTDPMADGPAIQLANIRALGAQQNLAKTLQMVREFRKDNADTPLVLMGYYNPIHRYGVQRFIGEALDSGVDGLIVVDMPPEHNSELCEPAQAAGLDFIRLTTPTTDDVRLPTVLNGSSGFVYYVSVAGVTGAGAATLEHVEEAVARLRRHTDLPISIGFGIRTPEQAAAIARLADGVVVGSALIDHIASADTPEQAIDGVLSLCAALADGVRKARID, encoded by the coding sequence ATGAGCCGCCTGCAAACCCGTTTTGCCGAACTCAAGGAACAGAACCGCGCGGCCCTGGTGACGTTTGTCACGGGCGGCGACCCGGACTACGACACCTCGCTGGCGATTCTCAAGGGACTTCCTGCCGCTGGCGCCGATGTGATCGAGTTGGGCATGCCATTCACCGATCCGATGGCCGACGGCCCGGCGATCCAGTTGGCCAACATCCGGGCCTTGGGCGCCCAGCAAAACCTGGCGAAAACCCTGCAGATGGTTCGCGAGTTCCGCAAGGACAACGCTGATACGCCGTTGGTGCTGATGGGTTATTACAACCCGATCCATCGTTATGGCGTGCAGCGTTTCATTGGCGAGGCGCTGGACTCCGGAGTCGACGGCCTGATCGTCGTGGACATGCCGCCCGAGCACAACAGTGAACTGTGCGAACCGGCCCAGGCGGCAGGGCTGGACTTCATCCGCCTGACCACGCCGACCACCGATGACGTGCGCTTGCCGACTGTGCTCAACGGCAGTTCGGGTTTCGTGTACTACGTGTCGGTGGCGGGCGTAACCGGCGCCGGTGCTGCGACGCTGGAGCATGTCGAAGAGGCCGTCGCACGCCTGCGCCGCCATACCGATTTGCCGATCAGCATCGGTTTCGGCATCCGCACGCCAGAGCAGGCGGCGGCCATCGCACGACTGGCTGACGGGGTGGTGGTTGGTTCGGCGCTGATCGACCATATCGCCAGCGCCGATACGCCGGAGCAAGCGATTGATGGGGTGTTGAGCCTATGTGCTGCCTTGGCTGATGGCGTGCGCAAAGCGCGTATCGACTGA
- the trpB gene encoding tryptophan synthase subunit beta, producing the protein MTQSTTPFNLSSGPDANGMFGAFGGRYVAETLMPLILDLAREYEVAKEDPAFIEELAYFQRDYVGRPSPLYFAERLTEYCGGAKIYLKREELNHTGAHKINNCIGQILLARRMGKKRIIAETGAGMHGVATATVAARFGLDCVIYMGTTDIERQQANVFRMKLLGAEVIPVVAGTGTLKDAMNEALRDWVTNVDSTFYLIGTVAGPHPYPAMVRDFQAVIGKETRDQLQAQEGRLPDSLVACIGGGSNAMGLFHPFLDDKSVEIIGVEAAGYGIETGKHAASLNGGVPGVLHGNRTFLLQDDDGQIIDAHSISAGLDYPGIGPEHAWLHDIGRVQYTSVTDAEALEAFHKCCRLEGIIPALESAHALAEVFKRAPNLPKDHLMVVNLSGRGDKDMQTVMHHMEQSQQEKH; encoded by the coding sequence ATGACCCAGTCTACGACCCCTTTCAACCTCAGTAGCGGCCCTGATGCGAACGGTATGTTCGGCGCCTTCGGTGGCCGCTATGTGGCCGAAACCTTGATGCCGCTGATTCTTGATCTGGCCCGTGAATACGAAGTGGCGAAGGAAGATCCTGCGTTCATCGAGGAATTGGCCTACTTCCAGCGCGACTACGTCGGTCGTCCGAGCCCGCTGTATTTCGCCGAACGCCTGACCGAGTATTGCGGCGGCGCGAAAATCTATCTCAAGCGTGAAGAGCTGAACCATACCGGCGCGCACAAGATCAACAACTGCATCGGCCAGATCCTGCTGGCGCGGCGCATGGGTAAAAAACGCATCATTGCCGAGACCGGCGCTGGCATGCACGGCGTGGCTACTGCCACCGTCGCGGCGCGTTTCGGCCTGGACTGCGTTATCTACATGGGCACCACTGACATTGAGCGCCAGCAGGCCAACGTGTTCCGCATGAAGCTGCTCGGTGCGGAAGTCATCCCGGTGGTCGCTGGTACTGGCACCTTGAAGGATGCGATGAACGAGGCACTGCGCGACTGGGTGACCAACGTTGACAGCACGTTCTATTTGATCGGCACTGTGGCAGGTCCGCATCCGTACCCGGCAATGGTCCGCGACTTCCAGGCCGTGATCGGCAAAGAGACCCGCGATCAACTGCAAGCCCAGGAAGGCCGCTTGCCGGACAGCTTGGTGGCGTGCATCGGCGGCGGCTCCAATGCCATGGGCCTGTTCCATCCGTTCCTGGATGACAAAAGTGTCGAGATCATTGGTGTCGAAGCTGCCGGCTACGGCATCGAGACCGGTAAGCACGCGGCGAGCCTGAACGGCGGCGTGCCGGGCGTACTGCACGGCAACCGTACCTTCCTGTTGCAGGATGACGACGGGCAGATCATCGACGCCCATTCGATTTCCGCTGGTCTCGACTACCCCGGTATCGGCCCGGAACACGCCTGGTTGCATGACATTGGTCGCGTCCAATACACCTCGGTCACTGACGCCGAAGCCCTGGAAGCTTTCCACAAATGCTGCCGCCTGGAAGGGATTATCCCTGCGCTGGAAAGCGCCCATGCCCTGGCTGAAGTGTTCAAGCGCGCACCGAACTTGCCGAAGGACCACCTGATGGTGGTCAACCTGTCCGGTCGTGGCGATAAAGACATGCAAACCGTGATGCACCACATGGAACAGTCCCAGCAGGAGAAACACTGA
- a CDS encoding LysR family transcriptional regulator, with product MSHDLPPLNALRAFEATARLNSVSQAAEQLHVTHGAVSRQLKVLEEHLGVSLFVKDGRGLKLTDAGLRLRDASADAFERLRTICAELTQSTADAPFVLGCSGSLLARWFIPRLGRLNADLPDLRLHLSAGEGDLDPRRPGLDALLVFAEPPWPADMQVYELVSERIGPVISPRYAGFVHLQDAPASALLGEPLLHTTSRPQAWPTWARQNALEPQALKFGQGFEHLYYLLEAAVAGLGVAIAPEPLVAEDLRAGRLAAPWGFSETSARLALWLPKRAADGRARQLAQWLRQELNPSIQSPRLHSK from the coding sequence ATGAGCCATGACTTACCGCCGCTTAACGCCCTGCGTGCCTTCGAGGCTACCGCCCGCCTGAACAGCGTAAGCCAAGCGGCAGAACAGCTGCATGTGACCCATGGCGCCGTCAGCCGGCAACTGAAGGTGCTCGAAGAGCACTTGGGCGTCAGCCTGTTCGTCAAGGATGGACGTGGCCTTAAACTCACAGATGCAGGGTTGCGCCTACGTGACGCCAGTGCCGACGCGTTCGAGCGCCTGCGCACCATTTGCGCAGAGCTGACGCAAAGCACGGCGGACGCTCCGTTCGTGTTGGGCTGCTCGGGAAGCTTGCTGGCGCGCTGGTTCATCCCTCGCCTGGGCAGGCTCAATGCCGACCTGCCGGACTTGCGCTTGCACTTGTCCGCCGGCGAGGGCGACCTGGACCCCAGGCGGCCGGGGCTAGACGCATTGCTGGTGTTCGCCGAACCGCCTTGGCCGGCCGACATGCAGGTGTATGAACTGGTCAGCGAGCGAATCGGCCCGGTCATCAGCCCTCGTTACGCCGGATTCGTTCACTTGCAAGATGCACCGGCCAGCGCGCTGCTGGGCGAACCGCTGTTGCACACCACTTCGCGTCCCCAGGCCTGGCCGACCTGGGCACGCCAAAATGCCCTTGAACCCCAGGCGTTGAAGTTCGGGCAAGGTTTTGAGCATTTGTATTATTTGCTGGAGGCTGCCGTCGCCGGGCTCGGAGTGGCAATTGCCCCCGAACCGCTGGTCGCCGAAGACCTGCGTGCCGGTCGCCTGGCCGCGCCGTGGGGTTTCAGTGAAACTTCGGCGCGGTTGGCGTTATGGCTGCCCAAGCGCGCCGCCGATGGGCGCGCCCGGCAATTGGCGCAATGGCTCAGGCAAGAGCTGAACCCATCGATTCAGTCGCCGCGTTTGCACAGCAAGTAG